One Thalassotalea atypica DNA window includes the following coding sequences:
- a CDS encoding response regulator, producing MTSKIKVYFNIILLTTLFLFASLSTQSLAQHSSTNDQSEQVSKLSLKQLQELAIELRYYDEILTSSVLSYAFSGDQKWLDRYNEYEPKITQLIDALLEKKQGVDTELLSQLNEVNNTLVSLEVEAILAVKRNHKETAMNIINSNEYRQNKTAYMSLLMEYIRQVEKLGQYNRTEPVENNPLAFTTEELNWIANNKVVIGIEHWPPILFMQDNNMPGGLSGEILSQIVAKSGLQVEFVTGSWEYLLEQFNAGEIDLLPDAYYKEDREEYGYFSSPYFMVRELFYVKTRNTQFQSNTDLTNATVAISSGYTTIDKVKALYPDINIVETTGIEHSIKLLLSSKVDALLDAQIVVEDLIRQKNIEELRAIDEDAVFPSSLHLYTSKHKQVLHSILIKGLDSIKASDLMNSNNDWLSSRNQALDNSIRTGYELSDLIWLVLGVVGGLVMLGFLISSLVLKTNEEELVARFSSTSFKMKVVSGLIVLSILLVVITYLVENYAEKRQFESIDYSLETLLTTTHQRLQTWKRYELQGLEQVGKNKELVDLVKRLLVIPENQQALQQAPIQSQIRKFFQEQKGTQEDVGFFVISPNKVSLSSMRDNNIGTENIIYQAQPERLKQVFEGKSIFIPPIRSDVYLEDSNTGYESLKPPTMFFAAPVIDAKGEVIAVITKRINFDGVFSSILSAGFIGRSGETYAIDRNGLLLSNIRFEDDLRKIGYLPESTNSSLNISISDPGKNLLNVPGKTVQNNDWPLTLMASSISQGKSGKNIEGYRDYRGVDVIGHWLWDEDLGLGLAAELDVEESLEVLTIFRYTIASVLLVSLMLVFGGTLFTLKIGTRATQALTRSRTELESLVNERTQALEANMKRTRSIIDNASDGIIVVNREGRILEFSPSAETIFGYSISDIVNKNIKMLMNFSFHQAYIESQNSGANKHTFDDLIGFKSDKELVEIEVAVSDAIIDNERIYTGIVRDSSLRKQAERALQKEKLKTDKAAQSLARQIQFQQILMDSVPIPLFYKDAQAKFQGFNKAYEETFGVNSEDLINLRVTDLTYLPEEDRVNYQAEDERVIAEQTTIKKEMKIPFADGKIHDTLYWVSGFKDNKGNPAGLVGNFIDISNEKENARELEIAVKSADEANQAKADFLANMSHEIRTPMNAIIGMSYLALQTDLNRKQLDYVNKIHMSANSLLGIINDILDFSKIEAGKLALEEIPFNLNDCIDHLVQIISHKSQQKELELLIDLDPELPTHLLGDPLRLGQILINLTNNSIKFTEEGEIIVKAALLEQNADRVVIQFSVFDTGIGMNQEQQNRLFQSFSQADASTTRKYGGTGLGLTISKTLTQMMNGDIWVESEEGKGSQFHFTAEFGLSDGMESNNNASASSLINLPVLIVDDSLAAGEILFNLCESQGFIPEVVISGVEALEKMKVAEQKGHPFKLVLADWKMPGMDGIELCKQMTSHAEIVHKPVYVMVTAYDRDDMLKKAHDINLSASITKPVSASTLLDTVMQVMGEGVHNIKPNMQSKLDVSTTASIASAKILLVEDNEINQQIAQELLTMAGLEVTTAWNGQEAIEKINNDNFDAVLMDIQMPVMDGYTATQEIRKNPNFDTLPIIAMTANAMAGDKEKCLEAGMNDHLPKPIDPQLVFATLAQYIKPTSIEIYQTPVDQQTMAEISLPGFDVDMALTRMGGNMKALVSTLKKIVISQRDTLIRVETAIKHNDIQTAIIAIHSLKGIAGNIGANFILAPAEQLEQLLQAEQESGTITQNEEITLLINKCEPLLQQMIGTIETGLAAMHDEKTTLVFDAQKVKKLMDKLAQQIDFFDSSAIDTMDELLAILGDNKIITASALTQKLAGFDFSEAELLLTDFVKEVELYCQSASTPSIDDPTLIEKLTILLTQIDMFDATAVDTIDELLEMNFDSAVHNTLSAIHSSLSLYDFSAGEEQVKALLLTLENK from the coding sequence ATGACCTCAAAAATTAAAGTTTATTTCAACATAATTTTACTGACTACTCTGTTTCTTTTTGCTTCGCTTTCAACGCAGAGCTTGGCTCAACACTCGTCAACAAATGATCAAAGCGAACAGGTCAGCAAGCTATCTTTAAAACAGCTACAAGAATTGGCCATTGAGCTGAGATATTACGACGAAATATTAACCTCTTCGGTTTTAAGTTACGCCTTTTCAGGTGATCAAAAATGGCTTGATAGGTATAACGAATATGAGCCAAAGATTACTCAATTAATCGATGCCTTATTGGAAAAAAAACAAGGGGTAGATACTGAGCTACTTTCACAGCTTAATGAGGTCAATAACACTCTTGTATCTCTTGAGGTTGAGGCAATACTAGCTGTTAAGCGGAATCATAAAGAAACTGCGATGAACATTATTAATAGTAATGAATATCGACAGAATAAAACGGCATATATGTCATTACTAATGGAATATATCCGGCAGGTAGAAAAGCTTGGGCAGTATAATAGAACGGAGCCTGTTGAAAATAACCCCCTTGCTTTTACTACTGAGGAACTAAATTGGATAGCAAATAATAAAGTTGTGATCGGTATAGAACATTGGCCACCTATATTATTTATGCAAGACAATAATATGCCCGGTGGTTTAAGTGGTGAAATTCTTAGTCAGATCGTAGCCAAATCTGGCCTACAAGTAGAATTTGTAACAGGCAGCTGGGAATATTTACTCGAGCAATTTAATGCAGGTGAAATTGACCTACTGCCAGACGCCTACTATAAAGAAGATCGCGAAGAATATGGCTATTTTTCTTCACCTTATTTTATGGTGAGAGAACTATTTTATGTAAAAACTCGGAACACTCAATTTCAATCGAACACAGATTTAACTAATGCCACTGTCGCCATTTCATCTGGTTACACAACAATTGATAAAGTCAAAGCACTTTATCCTGATATCAATATAGTCGAAACAACAGGTATCGAGCACTCAATAAAGTTATTACTTAGTAGCAAGGTTGATGCGCTGTTAGATGCTCAAATTGTTGTTGAAGATTTGATAAGGCAAAAGAATATAGAAGAGCTTCGTGCTATTGATGAAGATGCTGTTTTTCCATCTTCACTGCACTTATACACCAGTAAGCACAAACAGGTTCTCCACAGTATTTTGATCAAAGGTTTAGACTCGATCAAAGCCAGTGATTTGATGAACTCAAACAATGATTGGTTATCCTCACGCAACCAAGCATTGGACAATAGCATTAGGACAGGCTATGAATTATCGGATCTTATCTGGCTTGTTCTTGGCGTTGTTGGTGGATTAGTGATGCTGGGCTTTTTGATCAGTTCTTTGGTATTAAAAACCAATGAAGAAGAGCTTGTCGCGAGATTCAGCTCAACCAGTTTCAAAATGAAGGTTGTTTCTGGGTTGATTGTGTTGTCTATTCTGCTTGTTGTTATCACATATTTGGTAGAAAACTATGCAGAGAAACGTCAATTTGAATCAATTGATTACAGTTTAGAAACATTGCTGACAACAACTCATCAACGACTACAAACATGGAAAAGATATGAACTTCAAGGTCTTGAGCAAGTCGGTAAAAATAAAGAATTAGTTGATTTAGTCAAAAGACTACTAGTTATTCCTGAAAACCAACAAGCGCTGCAACAAGCCCCTATTCAATCGCAAATTCGTAAGTTTTTCCAAGAACAAAAAGGCACCCAAGAAGATGTAGGTTTTTTTGTTATTTCCCCAAATAAAGTTAGCTTGTCGTCAATGCGTGACAACAATATAGGTACGGAGAATATTATATATCAAGCTCAACCTGAACGGCTTAAACAAGTCTTTGAAGGCAAGAGTATATTTATACCGCCAATACGTTCAGATGTTTACTTAGAGGACAGCAATACGGGCTACGAATCACTTAAACCACCAACAATGTTCTTTGCTGCCCCCGTAATTGATGCTAAAGGCGAGGTTATTGCCGTAATCACTAAACGCATTAATTTTGACGGTGTGTTTTCCTCCATTTTATCTGCTGGCTTTATTGGCAGAAGTGGAGAAACTTATGCCATCGATAGGAATGGACTCTTGTTATCGAATATTCGTTTTGAAGACGATTTAAGAAAAATAGGTTATTTGCCTGAAAGTACAAACTCTTCACTAAACATTAGCATTTCAGATCCCGGTAAAAACTTACTTAATGTGCCCGGTAAGACAGTACAAAACAATGATTGGCCGTTAACTTTAATGGCTAGCAGCATTAGTCAAGGCAAGTCAGGAAAAAATATTGAAGGTTATCGTGACTATCGAGGCGTTGACGTCATTGGTCACTGGCTATGGGATGAAGATCTAGGATTAGGCTTAGCAGCAGAGCTTGATGTAGAGGAGTCATTAGAAGTACTGACCATATTTAGATACACCATAGCGTCTGTGCTATTAGTCTCATTGATGCTTGTTTTTGGCGGCACCTTATTCACCCTAAAAATAGGCACTAGAGCGACACAAGCATTGACTAGATCTAGAACTGAATTAGAAAGTTTGGTGAATGAACGAACTCAAGCTTTAGAAGCTAACATGAAGCGTACACGGTCAATTATTGATAACGCTTCCGACGGCATCATAGTGGTTAACAGAGAGGGGAGAATTTTAGAGTTTAGCCCTTCAGCTGAAACTATTTTTGGATATTCCATCAGTGACATTGTTAATAAAAACATAAAAATGTTAATGAATTTCAGCTTTCATCAAGCCTACATTGAAAGTCAAAATAGTGGAGCGAACAAACATACATTTGATGATCTCATTGGCTTTAAAAGTGATAAAGAACTTGTTGAAATAGAAGTCGCGGTTAGTGATGCCATTATTGACAATGAAAGAATATATACTGGCATTGTTCGTGATTCCTCGTTGCGCAAGCAGGCAGAACGAGCGCTACAAAAAGAAAAGCTCAAAACGGATAAAGCTGCACAATCTTTAGCGAGACAAATACAATTTCAGCAAATTTTAATGGATAGTGTACCAATTCCACTATTTTACAAGGATGCACAAGCAAAATTCCAAGGCTTCAATAAAGCATATGAAGAAACATTTGGTGTTAATTCAGAAGACTTAATTAACTTAAGAGTTACTGATTTAACTTATTTACCAGAAGAAGATCGCGTTAACTATCAAGCAGAAGATGAAAGGGTAATCGCCGAACAGACAACTATAAAGAAAGAAATGAAAATCCCTTTCGCCGATGGCAAAATTCACGACACCTTATATTGGGTCAGCGGGTTTAAAGATAACAAAGGTAACCCAGCAGGTTTAGTGGGCAATTTTATTGATATCAGCAATGAAAAAGAAAATGCCAGAGAGCTTGAAATTGCTGTTAAATCTGCAGATGAAGCAAACCAAGCTAAAGCTGACTTTCTGGCCAATATGAGCCATGAAATACGTACTCCAATGAATGCAATCATTGGCATGAGCTACCTTGCATTGCAAACTGACCTCAACAGAAAACAACTTGACTATGTAAACAAAATACATATGTCAGCGAATTCTTTATTAGGCATTATCAATGACATTCTTGATTTTTCTAAAATTGAAGCAGGCAAGTTAGCATTAGAAGAAATTCCGTTTAACTTGAACGACTGTATCGATCATTTAGTCCAAATCATTTCACATAAAAGCCAGCAAAAAGAGCTTGAATTGCTCATCGATTTAGACCCCGAATTACCGACTCACTTGCTCGGAGATCCCCTAAGGTTAGGACAAATATTAATTAACCTGACAAATAATTCAATCAAGTTTACCGAAGAAGGCGAAATCATCGTCAAGGCCGCGCTACTTGAACAAAATGCTGATCGAGTTGTTATTCAGTTCTCGGTTTTTGACACAGGGATTGGCATGAACCAAGAACAGCAAAATCGACTGTTTCAATCATTTAGTCAAGCCGATGCGTCAACAACTCGTAAGTATGGTGGCACAGGGTTAGGTTTAACGATCAGTAAAACTCTCACGCAAATGATGAATGGTGATATTTGGGTTGAGAGTGAAGAAGGCAAGGGTAGCCAATTTCACTTTACTGCTGAATTTGGCCTGTCTGACGGTATGGAATCTAATAACAATGCATCTGCTAGTAGCTTAATCAATTTACCTGTACTTATCGTTGATGACAGCTTAGCAGCAGGCGAAATTTTATTTAATTTATGTGAAAGCCAAGGCTTTATTCCTGAAGTTGTTATATCAGGTGTAGAAGCATTGGAAAAAATGAAGGTGGCTGAACAGAAAGGGCATCCTTTTAAACTAGTGTTAGCTGATTGGAAAATGCCCGGCATGGATGGCATAGAGTTATGTAAGCAAATGACCAGCCATGCTGAAATTGTCCATAAACCAGTGTATGTGATGGTAACCGCTTACGATCGTGATGACATGCTGAAAAAAGCACATGATATTAACTTATCCGCCTCAATAACCAAGCCTGTAAGCGCCTCGACGTTACTCGATACGGTAATGCAAGTCATGGGCGAGGGTGTTCATAATATAAAGCCAAATATGCAGAGTAAATTAGATGTATCGACAACAGCAAGCATTGCTAGCGCTAAAATATTATTGGTAGAAGACAATGAAATAAACCAACAAATTGCACAAGAATTATTAACTATGGCTGGGCTAGAAGTAACGACAGCTTGGAATGGTCAAGAAGCCATAGAAAAAATTAACAACGATAATTTTGATGCCGTGCTAATGGATATTCAAATGCCAGTTATGGATGGATATACGGCAACACAAGAAATTAGGAAAAACCCAAATTTTGATACCTTGCCTATTATTGCGATGACCGCTAATGCCATGGCTGGCGACAAAGAAAAGTGCCTTGAAGCAGGAATGAACGACCACTTACCTAAGCCGATAGATCCACAGTTAGTATTTGCTACCCTAGCGCAATATATAAAGCCTACCAGCATAGAAATATATCAGACACCAGTGGATCAACAAACTATGGCTGAAATATCTTTACCCGGTTTTGATGTAGATATGGCACTAACGCGTATGGGCGGCAATATGAAAGCATTGGTCAGCACACTTAAAAAAATTGTCATATCGCAGCGAGATACATTAATCCGAGTAGAAACAGCAATAAAACACAACGATATTCAAACAGCTATTATTGCAATACATTCCTTAAAGGGGATTGCAGGGAATATAGGTGCAAACTTTATTTTGGCGCCTGCTGAGCAACTAGAGCAACTGTTACAGGCAGAGCAAGAATCTGGAACAATAACGCAGAATGAAGAAATTACGCTACTTATAAATAAGTGTGAGCCATTATTACAGCAAATGATTGGTACAATCGAAACAGGGTTAGCAGCAATGCATGATGAAAAAACAACTCTCGTCTTCGATGCGCAAAAAGTAAAAAAACTAATGGATAAGTTGGCCCAGCAAATTGACTTTTTTGACAGTTCTGCGATTGATACCATGGATGAATTACTCGCAATATTGGGAGATAACAAGATAATTACTGCTTCAGCTTTGACACAAAAATTGGCTGGCTTTGATTTTAGTGAAGCTGAACTATTGCTCACTGATTTCGTCAAAGAAGTAGAATTATATTGTCAGTCTGCAAGTACGCCTTCAATTGACGACCCAACATTAATTGAAAAACTAACAATATTATTGACTCAGATTGATATGTTTGACGCTACAGCTGTTGACACAATTGATGAACTGTTGGAGATGAATTTCGACTCAGCCGTGCACAACACCCTATCAGCCATACATAGCAGCTTAAGTCTGTATGATTTTTCTGCTGGAGAGGAACAAGTAAAAGCGCTACTTTTAACACTGGAAAATAAGTAG
- a CDS encoding response regulator produces the protein MAVSQKATILVVDDTLENIEVAKGVLSQEYLVQAALNGEIALKIVEKRKPDLVLLDIMMPEMDGYEVCKKLKANEATKDIPIIFLTAKVQEEDETKGLSLGAVDYITKPISPAILKERVKNHLILKASRELLARQNEVLEERVIERTAQLAELQDVAMVAMGALAESRDPETGNHIRRTQHYVKALAIELAQKDKYVELLTPEVITSLFKSAPLHDIGKVGIEDSILLKPGKLTDDEFAEMRNHPAYGRDAISAAETSIDSADNFLIFAKEIAYSHHEKWDGTGYPQKLSGDDIPLSARLMAIADVYDALISKRVYKPAFSHEKAMDIIIAGKGSHFDPEMIDCLENIADKFNHIAQQYADE, from the coding sequence ATGGCTGTCAGTCAAAAAGCTACAATATTAGTGGTCGACGATACTTTAGAAAATATTGAGGTTGCTAAAGGAGTATTGTCTCAAGAGTATTTAGTACAAGCAGCATTAAACGGAGAAATAGCGCTAAAGATAGTAGAAAAGCGTAAGCCTGATTTAGTTTTACTAGATATTATGATGCCAGAAATGGATGGCTACGAAGTTTGCAAAAAATTAAAAGCCAATGAGGCGACTAAAGATATTCCTATAATATTTTTAACCGCAAAAGTGCAAGAAGAAGATGAAACAAAAGGACTATCATTAGGTGCCGTTGATTATATAACAAAACCGATCAGCCCAGCGATTTTAAAAGAGCGTGTAAAGAATCATCTGATTTTAAAAGCTTCTCGTGAATTATTAGCTAGACAAAATGAAGTGTTAGAAGAACGTGTTATAGAGCGTACGGCTCAATTAGCTGAACTTCAAGATGTTGCGATGGTGGCTATGGGCGCGTTGGCAGAATCACGTGACCCTGAAACAGGTAATCACATAAGACGCACACAGCATTATGTTAAAGCACTAGCAATAGAGTTAGCCCAAAAAGACAAGTATGTTGAGCTTCTTACGCCAGAGGTTATTACTTCGTTATTTAAATCAGCACCGTTACACGACATAGGCAAAGTCGGTATTGAAGACAGTATTTTATTAAAACCAGGTAAGTTAACCGATGATGAATTTGCCGAAATGAGAAATCACCCAGCATATGGTCGAGATGCAATTTCCGCTGCTGAAACATCAATAGACAGTGCTGACAACTTCCTCATTTTTGCTAAAGAGATAGCTTATTCTCATCACGAAAAATGGGACGGTACGGGGTATCCACAAAAACTTAGTGGCGACGATATTCCATTATCTGCCCGATTAATGGCCATAGCTGATGTTTATGATGCTCTTATTTCCAAACGCGTATATAAACCTGCTTTCTCTCATGAAAAAGCGATGGATATAATTATTGCTGGCAAGGGTAGTCATTTTGATCCAGAGATGATCGACTGCTTAGAAAACATTGCCGATAAATTCAATCACATTGCTCAGCAATATGCCGATGAATAA
- the glmS gene encoding glutamine--fructose-6-phosphate transaminase (isomerizing), with translation MCGIVGAVAQRDVADILVEGLKRLEYRGYDSAGVAIIGNDNQLQRVRRLGKVQELSTALSSTPLSGGTGIAHTRWATHGVPSENNAHPHISSDSIAVVHNGIIENHEELRAKLKALGYSFVSETDTEVIAHLVHHELKSHDSLIAAVQTSVKQLDGAYGTVIVDRQDPERMVVARSGSPLVVGYGLGENFIASDMMALLPVTRKFSFLEEGDVAEVTRFDVSIFDLDGNPVVREAKESDVSHEAGDKGEYRHYMLKEIYEQPTAIRNSLEGRLVAGQLETSTFGAGADDIFKDIEHVQIIACGTSYHSGMVARYWIEAHAGVSCNVEIASEFRYRKSHVPKNAMIVTISQSGETADTLAALRLAKESGYRASLTICNVPGSSLVRESDLAFMTKAGAEIGVASTKAFTTQLVGLMMMTLALGKHHGMSSEAQSAMAHALATLPNKVEETFALAGEIEALAEDFADKNHSLFLGRGDQYPIAMEGALKLKEISYIHAEAYAAGELKHGPLALIDAEMPVIVVAPKNDLIEKLKSNVEEVRARGGLMYVFAEEGASFDSDDTMKVINVPHCDDIIAPIVYTLPLQLLSYYVAIIKGTDVDQPRNLAKSVTVE, from the coding sequence ATGTGTGGCATAGTAGGTGCGGTAGCACAGCGCGACGTAGCAGATATTTTAGTAGAAGGATTGAAAAGGCTTGAATATAGAGGTTACGACTCTGCTGGCGTAGCAATTATTGGTAATGATAATCAATTGCAACGTGTTAGACGTTTAGGAAAAGTACAAGAGTTGTCAACAGCGTTAAGCTCTACACCATTAAGTGGTGGTACTGGCATCGCACATACACGTTGGGCCACTCATGGTGTACCCAGTGAAAATAATGCACATCCGCATATTTCATCTGACTCAATTGCTGTAGTTCACAATGGAATAATTGAGAATCATGAAGAACTTCGCGCCAAATTAAAAGCACTTGGCTATAGTTTTGTGTCGGAAACCGATACTGAAGTCATCGCTCATTTAGTACATCACGAACTTAAATCTCACGATAGCCTGATTGCTGCTGTGCAAACCTCTGTAAAGCAACTGGATGGGGCCTACGGCACGGTGATTGTAGACCGACAAGACCCAGAGCGAATGGTGGTGGCACGTTCAGGAAGTCCATTAGTGGTTGGCTATGGCTTAGGCGAGAACTTTATCGCTTCAGACATGATGGCGTTGTTGCCCGTTACACGTAAATTTTCATTCTTAGAAGAAGGTGACGTTGCTGAGGTCACGCGTTTTGATGTTTCTATCTTTGACCTTGATGGCAATCCTGTCGTGCGTGAAGCGAAAGAGTCAGACGTTAGCCATGAAGCAGGTGATAAAGGTGAATATCGTCATTACATGCTCAAAGAAATTTACGAACAACCGACGGCGATCAGAAACAGTTTAGAAGGACGATTAGTTGCCGGACAGCTTGAAACTTCAACGTTTGGCGCTGGTGCTGATGACATATTTAAAGACATTGAGCATGTTCAGATCATTGCCTGTGGTACTAGCTATCATTCTGGCATGGTAGCCCGTTACTGGATAGAAGCACATGCTGGGGTTTCCTGTAATGTCGAAATTGCTAGTGAGTTTAGGTATCGAAAATCTCATGTCCCTAAAAATGCGATGATCGTGACTATTTCTCAATCAGGAGAAACTGCTGATACGCTAGCGGCTTTACGATTGGCAAAAGAGTCGGGTTATCGCGCCAGTTTAACGATATGTAATGTGCCCGGCTCTTCCTTAGTTCGTGAATCAGATTTAGCCTTTATGACCAAAGCGGGCGCGGAAATAGGCGTGGCTTCTACCAAAGCGTTTACCACTCAATTAGTCGGTTTAATGATGATGACGTTGGCCTTAGGTAAGCATCACGGTATGTCTAGCGAAGCCCAATCTGCGATGGCACATGCGCTAGCAACACTGCCGAACAAAGTAGAAGAAACGTTTGCGCTCGCTGGTGAAATTGAAGCATTGGCTGAAGATTTTGCGGATAAAAATCACTCGTTGTTTTTAGGGCGTGGTGATCAATACCCGATCGCAATGGAAGGTGCATTAAAGTTAAAAGAAATTTCTTACATTCATGCAGAGGCTTATGCCGCGGGTGAGCTTAAACATGGCCCGCTTGCGTTAATTGATGCTGAGATGCCTGTTATTGTCGTCGCGCCGAAAAACGACTTAATTGAGAAATTAAAATCGAATGTCGAGGAAGTGCGCGCACGTGGTGGCTTGATGTATGTGTTTGCAGAAGAAGGTGCAAGCTTTGACAGTGATGACACTATGAAAGTTATCAACGTACCACATTGTGATGATATCATTGCACCAATCGTATACACCCTGCCATTGCAGTTACTTTCTTACTATGTCGCCATCATTAAAGGCACCGATGTAGACCAGCCTAGAAATTTGGCGAAATCAGTCACTGTTGAGTAG
- a CDS encoding DeoR/GlpR family DNA-binding transcription regulator has translation MSKRNTQQRRHTIITELNIAGEVSVDQLAKRFETSEVTIRKDLAALEKSGLLLRKYGGAIPLPKEIIEPKSKDVSKRKQAIANKAASLIKDHNRIIIDSGRTTSAIVELLTDKKGLVVMTNALSVANRLNELENEPTILMTGGTWDPTSESFQGQVAEQVIKSYDFDQLFIGADGIDINRGTTTFNELIGLSQVMAEVAREVVVLVESEKIGRKIPNLELAWQQVHTLITDDGLSDQVKQELTLQGVNVICASIK, from the coding sequence ATGTCAAAACGAAACACTCAACAACGCCGTCATACCATTATCACTGAGCTAAATATTGCCGGTGAAGTCAGTGTTGATCAATTAGCAAAGCGTTTTGAAACATCCGAAGTTACCATTAGAAAAGACCTAGCGGCATTAGAAAAAAGTGGCCTACTACTTCGTAAATATGGTGGTGCAATTCCCCTACCGAAAGAAATTATCGAACCTAAAAGCAAAGACGTTTCAAAACGAAAGCAAGCAATCGCCAATAAAGCAGCGTCTCTTATTAAAGATCACAACAGAATTATTATCGATAGCGGTAGAACTACCTCTGCGATTGTAGAGCTATTAACGGATAAGAAAGGGTTAGTCGTAATGACCAATGCACTTTCAGTCGCAAACCGTTTGAATGAACTAGAAAATGAACCAACGATATTGATGACTGGTGGCACATGGGATCCAACTTCGGAGTCATTTCAAGGACAAGTTGCCGAGCAAGTGATCAAGTCATATGACTTTGACCAGCTTTTTATTGGTGCTGATGGCATTGATATCAATCGGGGTACAACTACGTTTAATGAGCTCATTGGTTTAAGCCAAGTGATGGCGGAAGTGGCCAGAGAAGTGGTTGTGTTAGTTGAGTCAGAAAAGATAGGAAGAAAAATTCCGAACTTGGAGCTAGCGTGGCAACAAGTTCATACCTTGATAACCGATGACGGTTTATCAGATCAAGTAAAACAAGAATTAACATTACAAGGCGTAAATGTCATTTGCGCATCAATTAAATAG
- a CDS encoding murein transglycosylase domain-containing protein, giving the protein MKPFFILIALICLSSCKSIPKLDSINEVEKLVKQVKDAPHDIVGINKQVHKTEKTINQELASVDHLMTTLIQIINQKWGKDNRQTPERKKYVKYSNDYQARAIVDFTRNWVTVETIAKKNPKGLLAKAISTTLLTSSDPRKTDIFSSKAPILGDEPFLYQQVLDQDKNAIRYQWRAERYAKYLIANQLEKSKLNNRLIHSVKFPLVDNNLHLRKQKYSEFVLASARKYQVPASLIYGVIETESSFNPYAVSAANAYGLMQVVPSTAGKDVYQKIKKKAGQPSKQVLFDPKQNIDIGSAYLNILKTNYLAKVNQQQSKHFATISAYNGGAGNVLRTFGTNRELAFSRINQLNAQEVYRKLTKEHPKLESRRYLEKVTKAEKRYQ; this is encoded by the coding sequence ATGAAACCCTTTTTTATATTAATTGCTTTGATTTGTCTTTCAAGTTGTAAAAGCATTCCTAAACTGGACTCAATTAACGAAGTGGAAAAGCTCGTTAAACAGGTCAAGGACGCACCGCACGATATTGTTGGCATTAACAAACAAGTGCACAAAACCGAAAAAACCATTAATCAAGAGTTGGCGTCTGTTGATCACCTAATGACTACATTGATTCAGATAATCAATCAAAAATGGGGCAAGGATAATCGTCAAACGCCTGAGAGAAAGAAATACGTAAAATATAGTAATGATTATCAGGCAAGGGCTATTGTCGACTTTACTCGTAATTGGGTTACCGTAGAGACTATTGCCAAAAAAAATCCCAAAGGCTTACTTGCTAAAGCAATATCCACCACACTACTAACCTCAAGTGACCCGAGAAAAACCGATATATTCTCCAGTAAAGCGCCGATACTGGGTGACGAACCTTTTCTCTACCAACAAGTGTTGGATCAAGACAAAAACGCGATTAGATATCAATGGAGAGCAGAACGCTACGCCAAATATTTAATAGCCAATCAGCTAGAAAAGTCAAAATTAAATAATAGGCTTATTCATTCGGTAAAGTTTCCATTAGTGGATAACAATCTGCACTTAAGAAAACAAAAATACAGTGAGTTCGTCCTTGCGTCAGCTAGAAAATATCAAGTTCCAGCTTCGCTGATTTACGGTGTGATTGAAACAGAGAGTAGCTTTAACCCATACGCAGTTAGTGCCGCAAACGCCTACGGGTTAATGCAAGTTGTGCCATCTACTGCAGGTAAGGATGTGTATCAAAAAATAAAGAAAAAAGCGGGGCAGCCAAGTAAGCAGGTTTTGTTCGATCCTAAGCAAAATATTGATATTGGTAGTGCATATTTAAACATATTAAAAACGAATTACTTGGCCAAAGTGAATCAACAGCAAAGCAAACATTTTGCAACGATTTCTGCGTACAATGGCGGCGCAGGAAATGTGTTGCGCACATTCGGTACGAATAGAGAGCTGGCGTTTTCACGTATTAATCAATTGAATGCGCAAGAAGTTTACCGCAAACTAACCAAGGAGCATCCGAAACTTGAATCTCGCCGTTATTTAGAAAAAGTAACCAAAGCGGAAAAACGCTACCAATAA